A genomic region of Blattabacterium cuenoti contains the following coding sequences:
- a CDS encoding FtsL-like putative cell division protein, with product MKTNIQDILKGKFLVKEDAYRSWYFIVFITVLSLMSITSSHIMDRKIREITKISEEIKELKSEYADIHSKCMKMQLASFIRKKLINGLKHLKSPPYELVIEYKKNTGRTQDNK from the coding sequence ATGAAAACAAATATACAAGATATCCTGAAAGGAAAATTTTTAGTTAAAGAAGATGCTTATCGTAGTTGGTATTTTATTGTTTTTATAACTGTCTTATCTTTAATGAGTATTACCAGTTCACATATAATGGATCGAAAAATTCGGGAAATTACTAAAATTAGTGAAGAAATAAAGGAATTAAAATCTGAATATGCAGATATACATAGTAAATGTATGAAAATGCAATTAGCCTCTTTTATAAGAAAAAAATTAATTAATGGATTAAAACATTTAAAATCTCCTCCATACGAATTAGTCATAGAATACAAAAAAAACACGGGGAGAACACAAGATAATAAATAA
- the murC gene encoding UDP-N-acetylmuramate--L-alanine ligase, which yields MNLNQIDFFYFIGIGGMGMSSLARYFHSIGKTVYGHDRNETFLTKKLEKEGISINYHDTIEFLPKWVLSKQCLIVYTPAIPSHHKQWIYLKKYGKNIKKRSQVLSLIIENDICIAIGGTHGKTTTCILLGHILYSIGMNITAFLGGISENYQSNLILNNVLNGKKIFLVEADEFDHSFLYLSPNIACITSFDQDHVDTYPRKDALKKAYITFSNRVKKPYKKIFLCQEESFQSNNAIYFSVLKKENYYSNHLYVKENKWYFDFHTPTEIWKSLPLPIPGQHNLKNVTAALAISDYLKIPKEEIRKALFLFKGIKRRYSIHYQSSKKIYIDDYAHHPTEINAFISTVRICFPNKKILGIFQPHLFSRTKFFEKSFAKSLEHLDILILLDIYPAREFPINGINSNNLLKKIQMSSKEISTMSKVLKKIEKKHFDIILTMGAGDIETLIIPIKEWLYKRYGEINEK from the coding sequence ATGAACTTAAACCAAATTGATTTTTTTTATTTTATAGGAATAGGAGGAATGGGGATGAGTTCTCTCGCTAGATACTTCCATTCTATAGGGAAAACTGTTTATGGTCATGATCGAAATGAAACCTTTTTAACAAAAAAATTAGAAAAAGAAGGGATATCCATCAATTATCATGATACTATCGAATTTTTGCCAAAATGGGTGTTATCTAAACAATGTTTAATTGTGTACACTCCAGCCATTCCTAGTCATCATAAACAATGGATATATTTAAAAAAATATGGGAAAAATATAAAAAAACGTTCTCAAGTATTATCTTTAATTATAGAAAATGATATTTGTATAGCTATAGGAGGAACACATGGAAAAACAACTACTTGTATTTTGTTAGGACACATTTTATATAGTATAGGAATGAATATTACTGCTTTTTTAGGAGGAATTTCTGAAAATTATCAATCGAATTTAATATTGAATAATGTATTGAATGGAAAAAAAATTTTTTTAGTAGAAGCAGACGAATTTGACCATTCTTTTTTATATTTATCTCCTAATATAGCATGTATAACGTCTTTTGATCAAGATCATGTAGACACTTATCCAAGAAAAGATGCCTTAAAAAAGGCTTATATAACTTTTTCAAATAGAGTAAAAAAACCATATAAAAAAATATTTCTTTGCCAAGAAGAATCTTTTCAATCAAATAACGCTATATATTTTTCTGTGTTAAAAAAAGAAAATTATTATTCCAATCATCTTTATGTAAAAGAAAATAAATGGTATTTTGATTTTCATACTCCTACAGAAATATGGAAATCTTTACCTTTACCTATTCCAGGTCAACATAATTTAAAAAATGTGACTGCAGCATTAGCTATATCTGATTATCTAAAAATTCCTAAGGAAGAAATCAGAAAAGCTTTATTTCTATTTAAAGGGATTAAAAGAAGATATTCCATTCACTATCAATCTTCAAAAAAAATATATATAGATGATTACGCACATCATCCTACAGAAATTAACGCTTTTATCAGTACTGTTAGAATATGTTTTCCAAATAAAAAAATATTGGGTATTTTTCAACCTCATTTATTTAGTAGAACTAAATTTTTTGAAAAATCTTTTGCAAAAAGTTTAGAACATCTTGATATTTTAATTTTATTGGATATTTATCCAGCTAGAGAATTTCCTATAAATGGGATTAATTCTAATAATTTATTAAAAAAGATACAAATGAGTTCTAAAGAAATATCTACTATGTCCAAAGTTTTAAAAAAAATTGAAAAAAAACATTTTGATATTATTTTGACAATGGGAGCTGGGGATATAGAGACCTTAATTATTCCTATAAAAGAATGGTTGTATAAACGATATGGAGAAATAAATGAAAAATAA
- a CDS encoding FtsW/RodA/SpoVE family cell cycle protein — MKISEKIDFFLNRYIKGDRYLWAFISLLAIFSFLPVYSASTNLVTTYGGTNTVFSYLLKHAIFLLVGFCILFFTQFIDYKYFYRMSILSMPIIFILLIFTMNQRKELDGVNASRWLHIPIINISFQTSSIAGLVLFIYCSRYLAKKAKKKKEKINFINSFFPLLFPIFFIIGLIFPANGSTASIVFISVLILLFIGGYPFTSVIGVLLMGILFAGIYIYSVIKWGTPIHRVYTWKSRIEKFFDHESEENYQMKQSKTAIVLGNKFGRGPGKSVLKAFLPQSSSDFIYAIIIEEYGSIGGVILLFIYILILIRIMIIATKVQNYFCSLLVISVGYPIINQALINMGIAVGLFPVTGQTLPLISAGGTSMWVTFFSFGIILSISRMIYKNSTESTEMITYHEP, encoded by the coding sequence ATGAAAATTTCTGAAAAAATAGATTTTTTTTTAAATAGATATATAAAAGGCGATAGATATTTATGGGCTTTTATATCTTTGTTAGCTATTTTTTCCTTTTTACCAGTTTATTCTGCTAGTACAAACCTAGTGACTACATATGGAGGGACAAATACAGTTTTTAGTTATTTATTAAAACATGCTATTTTTTTATTAGTTGGATTTTGTATCCTTTTTTTTACTCAATTTATAGACTATAAATATTTTTATCGAATGTCTATTCTTTCCATGCCTATAATATTCATTTTATTAATTTTTACAATGAATCAAAGGAAAGAATTAGATGGAGTAAATGCTTCTCGTTGGTTACATATTCCTATTATAAATATATCTTTTCAAACTTCCAGTATCGCGGGTTTAGTTCTTTTCATTTATTGTTCCAGATATTTAGCTAAAAAAGCTAAAAAAAAGAAAGAAAAAATAAATTTTATAAATTCTTTTTTTCCCTTGTTGTTTCCAATATTTTTTATCATTGGATTGATTTTTCCTGCTAATGGCTCGACGGCTAGTATTGTTTTTATATCCGTTTTAATTCTACTTTTTATAGGTGGATATCCATTCACAAGTGTTATAGGAGTTCTTTTAATGGGCATTTTATTTGCGGGAATATATATTTACTCTGTAATAAAATGGGGAACCCCTATTCATAGGGTTTATACATGGAAAAGTCGTATAGAAAAATTTTTTGATCATGAATCTGAAGAAAATTATCAAATGAAACAATCGAAAACGGCTATCGTTTTAGGAAATAAATTTGGTCGTGGGCCTGGAAAAAGTGTTTTAAAGGCGTTCCTCCCTCAATCTTCTTCAGATTTTATATATGCTATTATAATAGAAGAATATGGATCTATTGGGGGTGTTATCCTTTTATTTATTTATATACTAATTTTAATAAGAATTATGATAATAGCTACAAAAGTGCAAAATTATTTTTGTTCTTTGTTGGTAATTTCTGTAGGGTACCCTATTATAAATCAAGCACTTATAAATATGGGAATTGCTGTTGGTTTATTTCCAGTAACAGGACAAACTTTGCCATTGATTAGTGCTGGAGGGACTTCTATGTGGGTTACTTTTTTTAGTTTTGGCATTATATTAAGTATCAGCCGAATGATATATAAAAATTCAACTGAATCTACAGAAATGATAACTTATCATGAACCATAA
- a CDS encoding cell division protein FtsQ/DivIB gives MISLFYFSQKTHRNRTLKKFNIVIDSLFKNHFVNDKIIKNILFSKTEKIEKKIGQLCILKMEKKLNNYPFIKRSEVFLSVDGTMNIKIWQKEPVLRIKNGNKEYYLTKDAENLELSSFFSSKVILAKGPFSKKEQKCLTNLVKFINSDKLLKNQIISIKKNNKNSFVLIPKIGNHHIILGNIKDFKKKLNKLKAFYKQYLNKIDINRYKSIDLQYKDQIVAKKR, from the coding sequence ATGATTTCACTTTTTTATTTTTCTCAAAAAACACATCGAAACAGAACTCTAAAAAAATTTAATATTGTTATTGATTCCTTATTTAAAAATCATTTTGTAAATGATAAAATTATTAAAAATATTCTATTTTCTAAAACAGAAAAAATTGAAAAAAAAATCGGTCAATTATGTATATTGAAAATGGAAAAAAAATTAAATAATTATCCTTTTATAAAAAGATCTGAAGTATTTCTTAGTGTAGATGGGACTATGAATATTAAAATTTGGCAAAAAGAACCCGTTTTAAGAATAAAAAATGGAAATAAAGAATATTATCTTACTAAAGATGCGGAAAATTTAGAACTTTCTTCTTTTTTTTCATCAAAAGTCATTTTAGCAAAAGGCCCTTTTTCAAAAAAGGAACAAAAATGTTTAACAAATTTAGTTAAATTCATAAACTCCGATAAATTATTAAAAAACCAAATTATTAGCATAAAAAAAAATAATAAAAATTCATTTGTTTTAATTCCAAAAATAGGGAATCATCATATTATATTAGGAAATATAAAGGATTTTAAAAAAAAATTGAATAAATTAAAAGCATTTTATAAGCAGTACCTAAATAAAATAGATATAAATCGATATAAAAGTATCGATTTACAATATAAAGACCAAATAGTCGCAAAAAAAAGATAA
- the murG gene encoding undecaprenyldiphospho-muramoylpentapeptide beta-N-acetylglucosaminyltransferase — translation MNHNISPRIIIGSGGTGGHIYPGIAIANELKKRIPKTDILFIGSNNHMEIQEIPRFGYSMEKICLSGGKDKFFSISGFILSIQLIYSFFLANKIIQKFSPDIVIGTGGFVSFPTLYAAKKNKIPILIQEQNSFPGLTNRIFSRYANKICIGYDKAKKYFPKEKTIITGNPVRSEILQLPSKKKACMNLGLQVTKPIILSIGGSQGSNSMNNAWRKGLKKIIELDMQLIWQVGKLDLHKIKKNKMSHHSNIIFMEFIENIPICYAAADIIVSRAGALTISEICLIGKPYILIPFPWSSNDHQNKNAKILEEKEAALIIKNEEVEQKLVNSVIQLVNNSIMKKKMSKNILELGKPKATNDVVNEILQIIL, via the coding sequence ATGAACCATAATATTTCACCTAGAATAATTATTGGAAGTGGAGGAACTGGAGGTCATATCTATCCTGGAATCGCTATTGCTAATGAACTAAAAAAAAGAATTCCAAAAACAGACATTTTATTTATTGGATCTAATAATCATATGGAAATACAAGAAATTCCAAGATTTGGATATTCTATGGAAAAGATTTGTCTTTCAGGTGGAAAAGATAAATTTTTTTCTATATCAGGTTTTATTTTATCTATACAACTAATATATAGCTTTTTTTTAGCAAATAAAATTATTCAAAAATTTTCTCCAGATATAGTTATTGGAACAGGTGGATTTGTAAGTTTTCCTACCTTATATGCTGCAAAAAAAAATAAAATACCTATTTTAATTCAAGAACAGAATTCTTTTCCTGGATTGACTAATAGAATATTTTCTCGTTACGCAAATAAAATATGCATTGGTTATGATAAAGCAAAAAAATATTTTCCAAAAGAAAAAACGATCATCACTGGAAATCCAGTCAGATCTGAAATATTACAATTACCCAGTAAAAAAAAAGCTTGTATGAATTTAGGATTACAAGTTACAAAACCTATTATTTTGTCTATAGGAGGGAGTCAAGGATCTAATAGTATGAATAACGCTTGGAGAAAAGGATTAAAAAAGATAATAGAATTGGATATGCAACTTATTTGGCAAGTAGGAAAATTAGATCTTCATAAGATTAAAAAAAATAAAATGTCTCATCATTCGAATATCATTTTTATGGAATTTATTGAAAATATACCGATATGTTATGCTGCGGCAGATATCATTGTATCTAGAGCTGGAGCTTTAACTATATCAGAAATATGTTTAATAGGAAAACCATATATATTAATTCCTTTTCCTTGGTCTTCAAATGATCACCAAAATAAAAATGCTAAAATATTAGAAGAAAAAGAAGCAGCTTTAATTATAAAAAATGAGGAAGTAGAGCAAAAATTAGTTAATTCTGTTATACAATTAGTGAATAATTCTATAATGAAAAAAAAAATGAGTAAAAATATATTAGAATTAGGAAAACCTAAAGCAACAAACGATGTTGTAAACGAGATTTTACAAATTATTTTATGA
- the ftsA gene encoding cell division protein FtsA, with protein MEYQEIAIGLDVGTTKIVAMVGRRNEYNKIEILGIGKSKSIGVHRGVVNNITQTIEAIREAVSEAEHSSGLKIKEVIVGIAGQHIRSLQHNDYITRLDFENVISQKDIQKLIDQVHKLIMQPGEEIIHVLPQEYKVDSQAEIGEPIGMYGSRLEANFHVVVGQISSIRNIGRCVKAAGLNLAGMTLEPLASAEAVLSTEEREAGVALVDIGGGTTDIAIFKDNIIRHTAVIPFGGNVITENIKTDCLIIERQAELLKIKFGSAWPGENKETEIVCIPGLRGRDPKEISLKHLSQIIHIRVCEILEQVNIEIKNYGNEEQKKRLIAGLVMTGGGSQLQHIRPLTEYVTGMDVRIGYSNEHIAGGENGIISNPEYATSIGLVIKGLGDKKKYLCNTADTGHKHDENSEFISTKYYNKNRRLNYEEDHKKKKNKTKSFLEIWADKFRKILNDTE; from the coding sequence ATGGAATATCAAGAGATAGCTATAGGTCTTGATGTGGGAACCACGAAGATTGTAGCTATGGTGGGAAGGAGAAATGAATATAATAAAATTGAGATCTTAGGCATAGGTAAATCTAAAAGTATAGGTGTGCATAGAGGGGTTGTTAATAATATAACTCAAACAATTGAAGCTATTCGTGAAGCAGTATCTGAAGCCGAACATAGTTCGGGATTAAAAATAAAAGAAGTTATTGTTGGAATAGCAGGACAACATATTAGAAGTCTACAACATAATGATTATATTACTAGATTGGATTTTGAAAATGTCATCAGTCAGAAAGACATACAAAAATTAATAGATCAAGTTCATAAACTTATTATGCAACCAGGAGAAGAAATCATTCATGTTCTTCCACAAGAATATAAAGTTGATAGTCAAGCAGAAATAGGAGAACCGATAGGAATGTATGGAAGTCGTTTAGAAGCTAATTTTCACGTTGTAGTGGGACAAATATCTTCTATACGAAATATTGGGAGATGTGTAAAAGCTGCAGGCTTGAATTTAGCTGGAATGACCTTAGAACCTTTAGCTTCAGCTGAAGCTGTATTAAGCACCGAAGAAAGAGAAGCTGGCGTTGCATTAGTGGATATAGGAGGAGGAACGACGGACATTGCTATATTTAAAGATAATATTATCCGTCATACTGCCGTAATCCCTTTTGGAGGAAATGTCATTACTGAAAATATAAAAACAGATTGTTTGATTATTGAACGCCAAGCAGAATTACTCAAAATAAAATTTGGATCGGCATGGCCAGGAGAAAATAAGGAAACAGAAATTGTTTGTATTCCTGGATTAAGAGGTCGTGATCCTAAAGAAATTTCTTTAAAACACCTTTCACAAATTATTCATATACGAGTATGTGAAATTTTGGAACAAGTAAATATAGAAATAAAAAATTATGGAAATGAAGAACAAAAGAAAAGACTTATTGCTGGATTAGTCATGACAGGTGGAGGTTCTCAGCTTCAACATATTCGTCCATTAACAGAATATGTAACTGGGATGGACGTTCGTATAGGTTATTCCAATGAACACATTGCAGGAGGAGAAAACGGTATTATAAGTAATCCAGAATATGCTACGTCTATAGGATTAGTAATTAAAGGACTTGGGGATAAAAAAAAATATCTTTGTAACACTGCGGATACGGGACATAAACATGATGAAAATTCTGAATTTATTTCTACAAAATATTATAATAAAAATCGTAGATTAAATTATGAGGAAGATCATAAAAAGAAAAAAAATAAAACAAAATCTTTTCTTGAAATTTGGGCAGATAAGTTCCGTAAAATATTGAATGATACAGAATAA
- the mraY gene encoding phospho-N-acetylmuramoyl-pentapeptide-transferase — translation MINYFKYLIFIFFSININSVFYRAIIAFFLSFSIAFILYQKIIYWNQKNSIIGEKIRDLGLFGQKKKEGIPTMGGLVIIFSTLIPTIFFSTLNNVYVLMLIMTTLYMGSIGFIDDYIKIKHNKKGLSIMGKILSQILLGILIGITMYFNTNISIQKQKIKSKNLHFLKEKEDGFNTSIPFFYSIYHNNKFNYASLLSWCNKEWKKYTWIVFIPIVIIIITFFSNGANLTDGIDGLTAGISSIIFSTLSLLSIISSNKTYSSYFHFIYIPHIEEIIIFSFSFLGTLISFLWYNTYPAQIFMGDTGSLTIGGVIATLAIINRKECILPILCGIFFIENISVIIQVLYFKYTKKKYGIGKRIFLMAPLHHHFQKLGYHENKIFNRFIIIQIILSMLVFILLII, via the coding sequence ATGATTAATTATTTTAAATACTTAATTTTTATCTTTTTTTCTATAAATATAAATTCTGTTTTTTACAGAGCTATTATAGCTTTTTTTTTATCGTTTAGTATAGCTTTTATTTTGTATCAAAAAATTATATATTGGAATCAAAAAAATAGTATTATAGGAGAAAAAATACGAGATCTTGGACTTTTTGGTCAAAAAAAAAAAGAAGGAATTCCTACTATGGGAGGTCTTGTTATTATATTTTCTACGTTAATTCCTACAATATTTTTTTCTACATTGAATAATGTATATGTATTAATGTTGATAATGACTACATTGTATATGGGGTCTATTGGATTTATAGATGATTATATTAAAATTAAACATAATAAAAAAGGACTTAGTATTATGGGTAAAATATTAAGTCAAATTTTATTAGGAATTTTAATTGGAATTACTATGTATTTTAACACAAACATTTCTATTCAAAAACAAAAAATAAAATCAAAAAATTTACACTTTTTGAAAGAAAAAGAAGATGGATTTAATACCTCTATTCCCTTTTTTTATTCCATATATCATAATAATAAATTTAACTACGCTTCTCTTTTGAGTTGGTGTAATAAAGAATGGAAAAAATATACATGGATTGTTTTCATTCCTATTGTTATTATAATTATTACGTTTTTCTCCAATGGAGCTAATTTAACTGATGGAATAGACGGATTAACAGCTGGAATTTCTTCTATCATTTTTTCTACCTTATCTTTATTATCTATAATTTCCAGTAATAAAACATATTCCTCTTATTTTCATTTTATATATATTCCACATATAGAAGAAATAATCATTTTTTCTTTTTCTTTTTTAGGGACTTTAATAAGTTTTCTTTGGTATAATACTTATCCAGCTCAAATTTTTATGGGGGACACTGGAAGTTTAACTATAGGAGGAGTTATTGCAACATTAGCCATTATCAATAGAAAAGAATGTATATTACCTATTTTGTGTGGAATTTTTTTTATAGAAAATATTTCTGTTATCATACAAGTATTGTATTTTAAATATACTAAAAAAAAATATGGCATAGGAAAAAGAATTTTTCTCATGGCTCCTTTACATCATCATTTTCAAAAATTAGGGTATCATGAAAATAAGATTTTTAATCGTTTTATTATTATACAAATAATACTCTCTATGTTAGTGTTTATTTTATTAATTATATAA
- a CDS encoding UDP-N-acetylmuramoyl-L-alanyl-D-glutamate--2,6-diaminopimelate ligase encodes MKKLLKDVIKKVHVLKIIGKNTSKFIEGISIDSRIVKQNMIFVARKGKKTDGHQFIIEAIQKGANTIICEKSFFHNHKHITYILVPDSMEALGIISSNFYDHPTKKIKLIGITGTNGKTSIATILHQLFYKMGEKNILISTIGIKILSIKYPTTHTTPNIIEINKYLNISIQKGCKYAFMEVSSHGIHQKRISGLLFQGGVFTNITHDHLDYHRSFNHYLFAKRLFFENLSKKAFALINSDDENSYKIIQKISAKTYLYGLKKNANFQIKILKENINGNLLLIDGHQIFTHLIGRFNIYNLLASYATAILLGVNKNDILKKIKYIKPIKGRFEQFISNSGIHIIVDYAHNPDGLKSILNTIKIIKKNNEKLICVIGCGGNRDIKKRSLMGKIVYERCDVSIFTSDNPRYEDMNKILNDMKNFKSYLKKKSILTFVRRYEAIKTAIQISKKEDIILIAGKGHETYQEIKGIRYSFNDMKIAKNLLKTYDK; translated from the coding sequence ATGAAAAAACTATTAAAAGATGTTATAAAAAAAGTACACGTGTTAAAAATAATAGGAAAAAATACTTCTAAGTTTATCGAAGGAATTTCTATAGATTCAAGAATAGTAAAACAAAATATGATTTTTGTAGCCAGAAAAGGAAAAAAAACAGATGGGCACCAATTTATTATAGAAGCTATCCAAAAAGGCGCTAATACTATAATTTGTGAAAAAAGTTTTTTTCACAATCATAAACATATCACTTATATATTGGTTCCAGATTCTATGGAAGCTTTAGGGATTATATCATCTAATTTTTATGATCATCCTACAAAAAAAATTAAATTAATAGGAATTACCGGAACAAATGGAAAAACATCTATAGCTACGATCCTTCATCAGTTATTTTATAAAATGGGAGAAAAAAATATTCTTATTTCTACTATAGGTATAAAAATATTATCTATTAAATATCCTACTACACATACAACTCCAAATATCATTGAAATTAATAAATATTTAAATATTTCAATACAAAAAGGCTGTAAATATGCTTTTATGGAAGTAAGTTCACATGGGATTCATCAAAAAAGAATATCAGGATTATTATTTCAAGGAGGAGTTTTTACGAATATTACACATGATCATTTAGATTATCATAGATCTTTTAATCATTATTTATTTGCTAAAAGACTTTTTTTTGAAAATTTATCTAAAAAAGCTTTCGCATTAATTAATTCCGATGATGAAAATTCGTATAAAATAATCCAAAAAATTTCAGCTAAAACCTATTTATATGGTTTAAAAAAAAATGCAAATTTTCAAATTAAAATTTTGAAAGAAAATATTAATGGAAATTTATTATTAATTGATGGTCATCAAATTTTTACCCATTTGATAGGAAGATTTAATATTTATAATCTATTAGCTAGTTATGCTACAGCTATTTTATTAGGGGTCAATAAAAATGACATTTTGAAAAAAATAAAATATATTAAACCCATAAAAGGGCGTTTTGAGCAATTTATATCAAATTCCGGGATTCATATTATTGTAGATTATGCCCATAATCCAGATGGATTAAAATCTATTTTAAATACTATTAAAATAATAAAAAAAAACAATGAAAAATTAATTTGTGTCATAGGTTGTGGAGGAAACAGGGATATAAAAAAACGTTCTTTAATGGGTAAAATTGTTTATGAAAGATGTGATGTGTCGATTTTTACATCCGATAATCCTAGATATGAGGATATGAATAAAATATTGAATGATATGAAAAATTTTAAATCATATCTAAAAAAAAAATCTATTTTAACCTTTGTAAGACGATATGAAGCTATTAAAACTGCAATTCAAATTTCCAAAAAAGAAGATATTATTCTAATAGCTGGAAAAGGACATGAAACGTATCAAGAAATTAAAGGAATACGTTATTCTTTTAATGATATGAAAATTGCTAAAAATTTATTAAAAACTTACGATAAGTAA
- a CDS encoding penicillin-binding protein: protein MKQKRYILLYKSYLIGFLFIFIAALIIFNLFYIQNYSEGYKKYVLKKTIRTNLIKAKRGNIYASDSSLLAMSVIRYDIHIDFRSISEKLFKENIYSLCNSLETLFKKQKFFFYKKFQYEKKRGNRYFLLAKNLDYPHFKKLRNFPIFNKGQIRGGFIVEKKICRIHTLENIGKRTLGYDDHRGKAGLEGAFSKYLKGKDGKRLEQRISFKIWKPLKSENEIYPEDGKDVYSTIDIYLQDIAYHALLQELSISQADHGCVILMDVKSGEIPAMINLEKTKKNTYEDLRNFAVWEGSEPGSTFKTMSILAALEDKKIDMDMIVNTKGGVMKLKGKKIRDSHYNGYVEINPKQILELSSNVGIAKIIYENYKENPDKFIKHLCKWKLDRKIGIDIPGESMPFIPKPGTKNWSSITLPWMTFGYNITLTPLQILTFYNAIANQGKMIKPLFIREIKHHGKIIKKYTNPIVMNPYIAKKSSLIKIQNMLEGVVKNGTAKKYYNTEYPYAGKTGTTQLNYWIKGKPLYYNSSFVGYFPAKNPKYSCIVVISKPEKGYYGIEVAVPVFNRIAKSIYPRIGRKILNKKNKINLLNKIIESKIFFLNQRIMPNVVSIPGKEIIPILENKGFHIQYEGIGKVMTQSIQPGKKLKKNQIIFLKLEE, encoded by the coding sequence ATGAAACAAAAAAGATATATTTTATTATACAAATCCTATTTAATTGGTTTTTTATTCATATTTATTGCAGCATTAATTATTTTCAATTTATTCTATATTCAAAATTATTCAGAAGGATATAAAAAATATGTTCTAAAAAAAACAATTAGAACCAATTTAATTAAGGCTAAACGTGGAAATATTTATGCGTCAGATAGTAGTCTTTTAGCCATGTCTGTCATAAGATATGATATTCACATTGATTTTAGATCTATATCTGAAAAATTATTTAAAGAAAATATTTATTCTTTATGTAATTCTTTAGAAACTTTATTTAAAAAACAAAAATTTTTTTTCTATAAAAAGTTTCAATACGAAAAAAAAAGGGGAAATAGATATTTTTTGTTAGCAAAAAATTTAGATTATCCACATTTTAAAAAATTACGAAATTTTCCCATTTTCAATAAGGGACAAATACGAGGCGGTTTTATCGTAGAAAAAAAAATATGTAGAATTCATACATTGGAAAACATTGGAAAACGAACATTAGGATATGATGATCATAGAGGAAAAGCAGGATTAGAAGGGGCTTTTAGCAAATATTTAAAAGGAAAAGATGGAAAAAGATTAGAACAACGTATTAGTTTTAAAATATGGAAACCGTTAAAATCAGAAAATGAGATTTATCCAGAAGATGGAAAAGACGTTTATTCCACTATAGATATATATTTACAAGATATAGCTTATCATGCCTTACTTCAAGAATTATCCATTTCTCAAGCAGATCATGGATGTGTGATTTTGATGGATGTAAAAAGTGGAGAAATTCCTGCTATGATTAATCTGGAAAAAACAAAAAAAAATACTTATGAAGATTTAAGAAATTTTGCAGTATGGGAAGGAAGTGAACCTGGTTCCACTTTTAAAACTATGTCTATTCTTGCGGCTTTAGAAGATAAAAAAATAGATATGGATATGATTGTCAATACTAAAGGAGGAGTCATGAAATTAAAAGGAAAAAAGATACGGGATAGTCATTATAATGGATATGTTGAAATAAACCCTAAGCAAATTTTAGAATTATCTTCAAACGTGGGCATAGCAAAAATTATTTATGAAAATTATAAAGAAAATCCGGATAAATTTATAAAACACTTATGTAAATGGAAATTGGATAGAAAAATAGGAATAGATATTCCGGGGGAAAGCATGCCTTTTATTCCAAAACCTGGAACAAAAAATTGGAGTAGTATCACCTTGCCATGGATGACTTTTGGATATAACATTACACTAACTCCTTTACAAATACTAACTTTTTACAATGCTATTGCAAACCAGGGAAAAATGATTAAACCTCTATTCATAAGAGAAATAAAACATCATGGAAAAATTATTAAAAAATATACGAACCCTATCGTAATGAATCCTTATATAGCCAAAAAATCTTCTTTAATTAAAATTCAAAATATGTTAGAAGGAGTCGTAAAAAATGGAACTGCTAAAAAATATTATAATACAGAATACCCTTATGCTGGAAAAACGGGAACAACACAATTAAATTATTGGATAAAAGGAAAACCATTATATTATAATAGTTCTTTTGTAGGATATTTTCCAGCTAAAAATCCAAAATATTCTTGTATTGTAGTCATTTCAAAACCAGAAAAAGGATACTACGGAATTGAGGTAGCTGTTCCTGTATTTAACCGAATCGCTAAATCTATTTATCCTAGAATTGGAAGAAAAATATTAAATAAAAAAAATAAAATAAATTTACTAAATAAAATTATAGAATCAAAAATTTTTTTTCTTAATCAAAGAATAATGCCTAATGTAGTATCTATTCCTGGAAAAGAAATCATACCTATATTAGAAAATAAAGGATTTCACATACAATATGAAGGAATAGGAAAAGTGATGACTCAATCTATTCAACCGGGAAAAAAATTGAAAAAAAATCAAATTATATTTTTAAAATTAGAAGAATGA